A genomic region of Gemmata massiliana contains the following coding sequences:
- a CDS encoding PSD1 and planctomycete cytochrome C domain-containing protein, with amino-acid sequence MPLTRALFPTLAFLALTSPGVVAAPPAEKVDFARDIRPILSNSCFKCHGPAVQKGKLRLDERDAAVKKGTITPGKHADSELLVRVLLADDENGRMPPVGVGERLSPEQIAKLKAWIDQGAEYTPHWSFVAPKRTALPSAKHPIDAFIHARLEKEGLTPSPRADKATLIRRVTLDLIGLLPTPKEADDFLKDESPQAYEKVVDRLLASPHYGERQARHWLDLARYADSNGYTIDGPRQIWAYRDWVIGALNADMPFNQFTIEQLAGDLLPNATTQQKVATGFHRNTAFNEEGGTDPEQFRVERTVDRANTTAAVWLGLTAGCAQCHDHKYDPVSQKDYYRLYAFFDSCDEPTLPLGGPPDLEKRIADVQTKLAAARLAGADEDAKKLIAELKKVQSQAPTTLVMRERAKPRQTFVQVRGDFLRKGDEVQPSYPSAISVVAPTKRLTRLDLAKWLVSAENPLTARVTVNREWQKFFGRGLVETENDFGLQGNFPTHPELLDWLAVEFRESGWGLKKFHKLVVTSETYKQSSAMRKDVTERDPRNLLLARQSRLRLEAETIRDVSLSASGTLNPKLGGPGVYPPQPKEVFAFTQSNHPWVESTGPDRYRRGMYTYIWRQSQHPLLTTFDAADAQVACTKRNRSNTPLQALHLANDPVFVEFATALGTRIESEGPTDDPGRIAFAFRVCFSREPTTAEAARVQTYLDAKRKTDPKTAWATVARVLMNLDEFITRE; translated from the coding sequence ATGCCGTTGACTCGTGCTCTGTTCCCGACTCTTGCGTTCCTCGCACTCACTTCACCGGGTGTTGTTGCCGCGCCACCCGCGGAGAAGGTCGATTTCGCGCGCGACATCCGCCCGATCCTCTCGAACAGTTGCTTCAAGTGCCACGGCCCGGCCGTGCAGAAGGGCAAGCTCCGCCTCGACGAGCGCGACGCAGCCGTCAAGAAGGGCACGATCACTCCCGGCAAGCACGCGGACAGCGAACTACTCGTGCGCGTGTTGCTCGCGGACGATGAGAACGGGCGCATGCCACCGGTGGGCGTCGGTGAGCGCCTTTCACCGGAGCAGATCGCGAAACTCAAAGCGTGGATCGACCAGGGCGCAGAGTACACGCCCCACTGGTCGTTCGTAGCACCCAAGCGCACGGCATTACCAAGCGCGAAGCACCCGATCGACGCTTTCATTCACGCTCGACTGGAGAAAGAGGGGCTAACACCGTCGCCGCGAGCGGATAAAGCGACGCTGATTCGCCGCGTGACGCTCGACCTCATTGGCCTGTTACCCACGCCGAAAGAGGCGGACGACTTCCTCAAGGACGAATCCCCGCAGGCTTACGAGAAGGTCGTCGACCGACTGCTCGCGTCTCCGCACTACGGCGAGCGCCAGGCACGGCACTGGCTCGACCTCGCGCGCTACGCGGACAGTAACGGCTACACGATCGACGGCCCGCGGCAAATCTGGGCCTACCGCGACTGGGTAATCGGCGCCCTGAACGCGGACATGCCCTTCAATCAGTTCACAATCGAACAACTCGCAGGGGATCTGCTCCCCAACGCGACGACCCAACAGAAGGTTGCAACCGGGTTCCACCGCAATACGGCGTTCAACGAAGAGGGCGGCACCGACCCGGAGCAGTTCCGCGTCGAGCGCACGGTCGACCGCGCGAACACGACCGCCGCAGTATGGCTCGGACTTACGGCCGGGTGCGCGCAGTGTCACGACCACAAGTACGATCCCGTTTCGCAAAAGGACTACTACCGTCTGTACGCATTCTTCGACTCCTGCGACGAACCGACGCTCCCGCTCGGCGGCCCGCCCGATCTGGAAAAGCGGATCGCGGACGTGCAGACGAAGTTGGCCGCCGCACGGCTCGCGGGCGCAGACGAAGACGCGAAGAAACTGATTGCGGAACTCAAGAAAGTACAAAGCCAGGCCCCCACAACGCTCGTGATGCGCGAACGTGCGAAACCGCGCCAGACATTCGTGCAGGTTCGCGGGGACTTTCTCCGCAAGGGCGACGAGGTCCAGCCTTCGTACCCCAGCGCGATCAGTGTGGTCGCTCCGACCAAGCGCCTCACGCGGCTCGATCTCGCGAAGTGGCTCGTGAGTGCAGAGAACCCGCTCACGGCCCGCGTGACGGTCAACCGGGAGTGGCAAAAGTTCTTCGGGCGCGGGCTGGTCGAAACGGAGAACGACTTCGGGCTACAAGGCAATTTCCCGACGCACCCGGAACTCCTCGACTGGCTCGCGGTGGAGTTCCGCGAAAGCGGGTGGGGGTTGAAGAAATTCCACAAGCTCGTCGTTACGTCGGAGACTTACAAGCAATCGTCTGCGATGCGCAAGGACGTCACCGAACGCGACCCGCGCAACCTGCTCCTCGCTCGCCAGTCACGGTTGCGGTTGGAGGCCGAAACCATCCGCGACGTGTCGCTCTCCGCGAGCGGAACACTCAACCCGAAGCTCGGCGGACCGGGCGTCTACCCGCCGCAGCCAAAGGAAGTGTTCGCGTTCACGCAGAGCAACCACCCGTGGGTCGAAAGTACCGGACCGGACCGCTACCGCCGCGGCATGTACACGTACATCTGGCGGCAGTCACAGCACCCGCTGCTCACCACGTTCGACGCGGCGGACGCTCAAGTCGCTTGCACGAAGCGGAACCGCAGCAACACGCCGCTGCAAGCGCTGCACCTCGCTAACGACCCGGTGTTCGTGGAGTTCGCCACCGCGCTCGGCACGCGCATCGAATCGGAAGGCCCGACCGACGACCCGGGGCGCATCGCGTTCGCGTTCCGCGTGTGTTTCTCGCGCGAACCAACAACCGCGGAAGCCGCCCGCGTGCAAACGTACCTCGACGCGAAGCGCAAAACCGACCCCAAAACCGCATGGGCGACCGTCGCCCGCGTGCTGATGAATTTGGACGAGTTCATCACGCGGGAGTGA
- a CDS encoding radical SAM/SPASM domain-containing protein, translating into MTLLASFKLAKRVLLETDKRLLWKLAYNMGVKGALSVHKHKLRLKRGQVFPPFLYVSIINTCNLRCQGCWVDVSMKQETIKPTAFHQLVREAKQMGNVFFGIVGGEPFMHPHLLDMLAEHPDCYFQIFTNGHFITPERAKQMWRLGNVTPLISVEGSEIVSDERRGRGGVLNKTLQGLHNALDAGVFTGVCTSLARTNIDDLLREQWIDRLIEMGVLYTWFHVYRPMGPNPNPDLCLTPEQAVRARKFVVEMRAKKPIIIVDAYHDGEGKALCPAATGISHHINPWGDIEPCPIVQFSTESIHSTTDARPLKQKFLRSAFLADFRKLAAETTRGCIVLERPDLLKKLVEAHGAKDATARKTALAELDAMTIRTSQYAPSAEIPEKNVFYRLAKRLFFNDFGAYTGHDARHAQESAPAVLGK; encoded by the coding sequence GTGACCCTGCTCGCGTCGTTCAAGTTGGCCAAGCGCGTTCTGTTGGAAACCGACAAGCGGCTCCTGTGGAAGCTCGCGTACAACATGGGCGTTAAAGGCGCTTTGTCCGTTCACAAGCACAAGTTGCGCCTGAAACGCGGCCAGGTGTTCCCGCCGTTTTTGTACGTGAGCATCATCAACACGTGCAACTTGCGGTGCCAGGGGTGCTGGGTCGACGTGAGTATGAAGCAGGAGACGATCAAACCGACCGCGTTCCACCAGCTCGTCCGCGAAGCGAAGCAGATGGGGAACGTGTTCTTCGGGATCGTCGGCGGCGAGCCGTTCATGCACCCGCACCTGTTGGACATGCTCGCAGAACACCCGGACTGCTACTTCCAGATTTTCACGAACGGCCATTTCATCACGCCCGAGCGCGCCAAACAGATGTGGCGCTTGGGGAACGTGACGCCGCTCATTTCCGTGGAAGGCTCGGAGATCGTTTCGGACGAGCGCCGCGGGCGCGGCGGGGTGCTGAACAAGACGCTCCAAGGGCTGCACAACGCGCTCGACGCGGGCGTGTTCACGGGCGTCTGTACGAGCCTCGCGCGGACCAACATTGACGATCTGCTCCGGGAACAGTGGATTGACCGGCTCATCGAAATGGGCGTGCTTTACACGTGGTTCCACGTGTACCGCCCGATGGGGCCGAACCCGAACCCGGACCTGTGTTTAACGCCCGAACAGGCGGTTCGGGCGCGGAAGTTCGTGGTGGAGATGCGCGCGAAGAAGCCGATTATCATCGTCGATGCGTACCACGACGGCGAGGGCAAGGCGCTGTGCCCGGCGGCGACCGGCATCAGCCACCACATCAACCCGTGGGGCGACATCGAGCCGTGCCCGATCGTGCAGTTCTCCACGGAATCGATCCACTCAACAACGGACGCGCGCCCGCTCAAGCAGAAGTTCCTCCGGTCCGCATTCCTGGCGGACTTCCGCAAGCTCGCGGCCGAGACGACACGCGGGTGCATTGTGCTGGAGCGCCCGGACTTACTCAAGAAGTTGGTCGAGGCCCACGGCGCGAAGGACGCGACCGCGCGAAAAACGGCCCTCGCCGAACTCGACGCGATGACGATTCGCACGTCGCAGTACGCTCCGTCGGCTGAGATCCCGGAAAAAAACGTGTTTTATCGGCTGGCGAAGCGTCTGTTCTTCAATGATTTTGGCGCCTACACCGGCCACGACGCCCGCCACGCCCAGGAATCCGCACCCGCGGTATTGGGGAAGTGA
- a CDS encoding Ig-like domain-containing protein — translation MARNAAGMLLCLGLGAAVMYGSTNYRTLLERIASETAAPATDTPNTAPAPLPPEVTAAPRAAEPVRRDPNVRPASLTDEMKPEPVKSVRLEDAQGIVWDLNKPPVDGVATLGTAVKLKLDRTIANQLLLSTDDPAVREKPVDDVPGVKRSDENGTTFVALDLTKLKANDGKINFELRVKSVGPLTSDPYKFTILVPSEPSDAISGQVTEYATSPPLRPAPISSVVGMVDVYGKPQYEPYLRLFGQVKGAATLRFVLQPEGGVATEVDGDIGRNASGAWDARVRLPVLNDLTKAKLFMRVEYTNARLYFTNPLPLRFNFVPETLDPPALDVPVSAEGKTVTPASDFSTPGLPAYYSNGTKFDLKVTPPQNAQVLVAYVDNAAIFPGISVVPAPGGDGKVTFQKIDVGNGRDHVIRVAAVRGSFVGTPAQIKLMVATTPPTVESVNAQPGFGQSNGIGTEKIVIRFSSKNPIDSNFKADTFKVSHNENKAQRGNLPIGTPAYDKLTNSVTLNVGAILPGTYTVAILKNKITDVFGNALPESTEVQDGGNAFEATVSTQAATDKAAPVDTPGTTLQTGPPVDFRIYLKPPVYDEGFNPSDRVESRVARLYYYRDAHRVAQLINRSVKSYNAADVDVRRRAANRTRDDANKAEDERKRLEFLSVKAAQDARAAEAELNNLQNRVAGARGTAEQARRSLIQKRIEIDEAKRMGRPPGEIAGLQAEAETIERALISADSIDRQGPADIARAQGNVAAKREMEAKAVEAWMVKEFEERRLRENQFRVEVSASTADPDTYAPGRPDSDDPVMRVSVSVIGEGLIQLRGPIKGLNVIRTMLNQIDAPVGQVRVSVHTLQVNGERGDRMDKVVANIQRYLDHSRFLTAQSSQMLRNAVTSVAARKAAEAAETLAPGWTQWDRDQKYLYAFFGKDFTDELTQLDSEFLKTGNKLLALNSMDSTSLSSALFLMALAKNEVRMEIIQEFLATVQRDLPQAEARYYMIGIATPKHCDACKDKKEYLLASNSPFESLVGFFNAHVTGTDTLNPLQREFIRLAQIFKAQMITEMQLRQRVMERSLLEERVGTNYLDELRKAKQMEDDAKKVLRALQEQLNLASAQSQSSLNGFQVLLEKATTEIGVVSQVFAKEQNQNVVIGQRQYTAPKSMGDKSKGEPRSWQFTSRNLRDLLDQTGDLLNQFYYIDPDAYKRYSDTIKLIKKAATTGELCDEEYSDLKKGLDELLNLLRTEAAAVQKNLDTIRGQLQGDNANPLEAAARYRIFREEVLNRLRQGGEFRTAAEAIFKEADPTFRGLEGTAGQYAAALKSARDARRPLDEKKLLDLLVDEMEDKYVEILEGMRARTANVDNYLKSVTTALDDDFNTQYYLPSFRRAREASRFWDVTLAQIETTSVLTNNRALGKVSPAASYEFDLPKRDIAITEGFRSAKALFDEYGALMNDPSFLALAKLYSGNPVSMVQGGGGDLAAIRSVLPGLTTTPDERIMAQAGPGQKQFGTALDGLIPDPAIYKFETGTGYEIRPVLSPDGQAVVFKFDYLYTTDVREPVRADEKHLGRVKRHLIHTDVQLGNFELREVSKYMVALKVARTGRGVQFLQDLPGVGILFRPLPSASSSLQQNLIYSQATIFPTLFDLMGLRYAPAIADLDPLADRMAEFAARYRRLDVEQRLYDIAATRVDDAVRTPYGERRYDYYRSQMTLPWRHPNGSTGVGLRLHDGILREGYDPTIKFPETQFAPGFSPEGRPKPYNPNTPYGPPAFDPPYTIPQPPPGVPYPGATGVTGPRVPTPVKMPPGSSGTFVPGYGPVGVGKPVPITPTHPTTPSTRPTELPGTSQPPIITTGPPVMSQPPASPQTPLAPVRPIPQPTVPALSPPPTGGK, via the coding sequence ATGGCGCGCAACGCCGCAGGAATGCTGTTGTGTCTGGGGTTGGGTGCGGCCGTCATGTACGGCAGCACGAACTACCGTACCCTTCTGGAACGGATCGCTTCAGAAACAGCGGCCCCAGCCACCGACACACCGAACACAGCCCCGGCGCCGCTCCCTCCGGAGGTCACCGCGGCGCCTCGCGCCGCGGAACCGGTGCGCCGCGACCCGAACGTGCGCCCGGCCAGCCTGACGGACGAGATGAAGCCCGAACCGGTCAAGAGCGTTCGGCTCGAAGACGCTCAGGGCATCGTGTGGGATCTGAACAAGCCACCGGTAGACGGCGTTGCGACGCTCGGAACCGCGGTGAAGCTCAAACTCGACCGGACCATTGCGAACCAGCTCCTACTAAGTACCGATGACCCTGCCGTCCGCGAGAAGCCGGTCGACGACGTACCCGGCGTGAAACGCAGTGACGAGAACGGGACCACGTTCGTCGCACTCGATCTAACGAAACTGAAGGCCAACGACGGTAAAATCAACTTCGAGCTGCGAGTTAAGAGCGTCGGCCCCCTCACGTCCGATCCGTACAAGTTCACGATCCTGGTTCCGTCCGAACCGAGCGACGCGATCTCGGGTCAGGTGACCGAGTACGCGACCTCGCCTCCCCTTCGCCCGGCCCCGATCTCCTCGGTTGTAGGTATGGTCGACGTCTACGGCAAACCTCAATACGAGCCGTACTTGCGCCTGTTCGGTCAGGTGAAGGGAGCAGCGACCCTGCGGTTCGTGCTCCAGCCCGAGGGCGGGGTCGCGACCGAGGTGGACGGGGACATCGGCCGCAACGCCTCTGGTGCATGGGACGCCCGCGTGCGACTCCCGGTCCTCAACGATCTCACCAAAGCCAAGCTGTTCATGCGGGTGGAGTACACCAACGCCCGCCTGTATTTCACGAACCCGCTCCCGCTCCGGTTCAACTTCGTTCCCGAAACGCTCGACCCGCCGGCCCTCGACGTGCCCGTGTCGGCCGAGGGTAAAACAGTTACTCCCGCGAGCGACTTCTCCACTCCGGGATTGCCCGCGTACTACTCGAACGGGACGAAATTCGACCTGAAAGTGACACCGCCCCAGAACGCGCAAGTGCTGGTCGCATACGTCGACAACGCCGCGATCTTCCCGGGGATCAGCGTCGTCCCGGCGCCGGGCGGGGACGGGAAAGTTACGTTCCAGAAGATCGATGTGGGGAACGGGCGGGACCACGTAATCCGCGTCGCGGCCGTTCGCGGGTCGTTCGTCGGTACGCCCGCTCAAATCAAACTGATGGTGGCCACCACCCCACCGACGGTTGAGAGCGTGAACGCGCAACCGGGGTTCGGCCAGTCGAACGGGATCGGGACCGAAAAGATCGTCATCCGCTTCAGCAGCAAGAACCCGATCGATTCCAACTTCAAGGCCGACACATTCAAGGTGTCTCACAACGAGAACAAGGCCCAGCGCGGGAACCTGCCGATCGGCACGCCGGCTTACGACAAGCTGACCAACAGCGTCACCCTCAACGTCGGCGCGATCCTGCCCGGCACGTACACGGTCGCGATCCTGAAGAACAAGATCACCGACGTGTTCGGGAACGCGCTCCCGGAATCCACGGAGGTTCAGGACGGGGGCAATGCGTTTGAGGCCACCGTTTCGACCCAGGCCGCGACAGACAAGGCCGCTCCGGTCGACACGCCCGGCACGACGCTCCAAACCGGTCCGCCGGTGGACTTTCGCATCTACCTCAAACCACCCGTTTACGACGAGGGATTCAACCCGTCGGACCGGGTCGAGTCCCGGGTCGCGCGGCTGTACTACTACCGCGACGCGCACCGGGTCGCACAACTTATTAACCGATCGGTGAAGTCGTACAACGCGGCGGACGTAGACGTCCGCCGTCGTGCCGCTAACCGAACCCGCGACGACGCCAACAAAGCCGAGGACGAGCGCAAGCGCCTGGAGTTCCTCTCGGTCAAGGCCGCGCAGGACGCGCGCGCGGCGGAGGCGGAACTGAACAACCTCCAGAACCGCGTCGCCGGCGCGCGCGGGACCGCAGAGCAGGCCAGGCGGAGTTTGATCCAGAAGCGGATCGAAATCGACGAAGCGAAGCGCATGGGGCGCCCCCCGGGTGAGATCGCGGGGCTCCAGGCCGAAGCCGAAACGATCGAGCGCGCCTTGATTTCCGCGGATTCTATCGACCGGCAGGGGCCGGCCGATATTGCTCGCGCGCAGGGGAACGTCGCCGCGAAGCGGGAAATGGAAGCCAAGGCCGTTGAAGCGTGGATGGTCAAGGAGTTCGAGGAACGGCGCCTGCGCGAGAACCAGTTCCGCGTCGAAGTATCGGCGTCCACCGCGGACCCGGACACCTACGCGCCCGGGCGCCCGGACTCCGACGATCCGGTGATGCGCGTCTCGGTCTCGGTGATCGGCGAGGGGCTGATCCAGCTCCGCGGGCCGATCAAGGGGCTGAACGTCATCCGCACGATGTTGAACCAGATCGATGCCCCGGTGGGGCAGGTCCGCGTGAGCGTCCACACGCTCCAAGTGAACGGCGAGCGCGGCGACCGTATGGACAAGGTGGTCGCCAACATCCAGCGGTACCTGGACCACTCGCGGTTCCTCACGGCCCAATCGAGCCAGATGCTCCGCAACGCGGTCACATCGGTCGCCGCGCGCAAGGCCGCGGAAGCCGCCGAGACGCTGGCCCCTGGCTGGACTCAATGGGACCGCGACCAAAAGTACCTGTATGCGTTCTTCGGGAAGGACTTCACCGACGAGCTGACGCAACTCGACTCGGAGTTCCTCAAGACCGGCAACAAGCTCCTCGCGCTCAACTCGATGGACAGCACGAGCCTGTCCTCGGCGCTCTTTCTCATGGCGCTCGCGAAGAACGAAGTGCGCATGGAAATCATTCAGGAGTTCCTGGCGACCGTTCAGCGCGACCTGCCCCAAGCGGAAGCCCGGTACTACATGATCGGGATCGCGACGCCGAAGCACTGCGACGCTTGCAAGGACAAGAAGGAGTATCTTCTAGCGAGCAACTCGCCGTTCGAGTCGCTGGTCGGCTTCTTCAACGCCCACGTGACCGGCACCGACACGCTCAACCCGCTCCAGCGCGAGTTCATCCGCCTCGCGCAGATCTTCAAAGCGCAGATGATTACCGAGATGCAACTGCGCCAGCGCGTGATGGAGCGCTCGCTGTTGGAGGAGCGCGTCGGCACGAACTACCTCGACGAGCTGCGCAAGGCGAAGCAGATGGAGGACGACGCGAAGAAGGTTCTGCGCGCCCTCCAGGAGCAGCTCAATCTCGCGAGCGCGCAGAGCCAGAGCTCACTGAACGGGTTCCAGGTGCTGCTCGAAAAAGCGACTACCGAAATCGGGGTCGTGTCTCAGGTGTTCGCGAAAGAGCAGAACCAAAACGTCGTGATCGGGCAAAGACAGTACACCGCGCCCAAATCGATGGGCGACAAAAGCAAGGGCGAACCGCGCTCGTGGCAATTCACAAGCAGGAACCTCCGGGACCTACTGGACCAAACGGGGGATCTGCTCAACCAGTTTTATTACATCGATCCCGACGCCTACAAGCGGTACTCGGACACCATCAAACTGATCAAGAAGGCCGCGACCACGGGTGAGCTCTGTGACGAAGAATACTCTGATCTGAAGAAAGGTCTGGACGAATTACTGAACCTCCTCCGGACCGAAGCGGCGGCCGTTCAGAAGAACCTGGACACGATCCGAGGGCAGCTCCAGGGCGATAACGCGAACCCGCTCGAAGCCGCCGCCCGGTACCGGATCTTCCGCGAGGAAGTTCTCAACCGGTTGCGCCAGGGGGGCGAGTTCCGCACGGCGGCCGAGGCCATTTTCAAAGAGGCCGACCCTACGTTCCGGGGACTCGAAGGCACGGCCGGGCAGTACGCCGCCGCGCTCAAGAGCGCACGCGACGCCCGGCGCCCGCTCGACGAGAAGAAGTTGCTCGACCTGCTCGTCGACGAGATGGAGGACAAGTACGTCGAGATCCTCGAAGGGATGCGGGCGCGCACCGCGAATGTGGACAACTACCTCAAGAGCGTGACCACCGCGCTCGACGACGACTTCAACACGCAGTACTACCTGCCGTCGTTCCGCCGGGCGCGTGAAGCAAGCCGGTTCTGGGACGTGACGCTGGCTCAAATCGAAACGACCTCCGTGCTGACCAACAACCGGGCGCTCGGCAAGGTGTCGCCGGCCGCGTCGTATGAATTCGACCTGCCCAAGCGCGATATCGCCATCACCGAAGGATTCCGGTCCGCCAAAGCGCTGTTCGATGAGTACGGCGCGCTGATGAACGACCCGTCGTTCCTCGCGCTGGCCAAGCTCTACAGTGGTAACCCGGTTTCGATGGTCCAGGGCGGTGGTGGAGATCTGGCAGCGATCCGAAGCGTGCTCCCCGGGCTAACGACCACGCCCGACGAGCGGATCATGGCCCAAGCGGGACCGGGCCAGAAGCAGTTCGGGACCGCACTGGACGGGCTGATCCCGGACCCGGCGATTTACAAGTTCGAGACCGGCACCGGGTATGAGATCCGGCCCGTTCTCAGCCCCGACGGGCAGGCGGTGGTGTTCAAGTTCGACTATCTCTACACGACCGACGTGCGCGAACCGGTCCGGGCCGACGAGAAGCACTTGGGCCGCGTGAAGCGCCACCTGATTCACACGGACGTGCAGCTCGGTAACTTCGAGCTGCGCGAGGTGAGCAAGTACATGGTGGCGCTCAAGGTCGCGCGCACCGGTCGAGGCGTGCAGTTTCTTCAGGATCTCCCCGGCGTCGGCATCCTGTTCCGCCCATTGCCGAGCGCCAGTTCGTCGCTCCAGCAGAACCTGATCTACTCGCAGGCTACGATCTTCCCGACGCTGTTCGACCTGATGGGTCTGCGGTACGCCCCCGCGATCGCGGACCTGGACCCGCTCGCCGACCGGATGGCCGAGTTCGCGGCGCGGTACCGGCGCCTCGACGTCGAACAGCGCCTCTACGACATCGCGGCCACCCGCGTGGACGACGCCGTCCGGACCCCCTACGGCGAGCGCCGGTACGATTACTACCGCTCGCAGATGACGCTCCCGTGGCGCCATCCGAACGGCTCCACGGGCGTGGGACTGCGGCTCCACGACGGGATTCTGCGTGAGGGCTACGACCCCACGATCAAGTTCCCGGAAACGCAGTTCGCGCCCGGGTTCTCACCGGAGGGACGGCCCAAGCCCTACAACCCGAACACGCCCTACGGCCCTCCCGCATTCGATCCGCCGTACACGATCCCGCAACCGCCCCCCGGCGTCCCGTACCCGGGCGCGACGGGAGTCACCGGGCCGCGTGTTCCGACGCCGGTCAAAATGCCCCCGGGATCGTCGGGAACGTTCGTCCCCGGGTACGGACCGGTGGGTGTCGGGAAACCGGTGCCGATCACGCCCACGCACCCGACGACGCCCTCAACGCGCCCGACGGAACTGCCCGGGACGAGCCAACCGCCGATCATCACCACAGGGCCACCGGTAATGAGTCAACCGCCCGCGAGTCCGCAAACGCCGCTCGCACCGGTCCGCCCAATACCTCAACCCACGGTGCCGGCACTCAGCCCGCCGCCAACGGGAGGGAAGTAA
- a CDS encoding serine/threonine-protein kinase, with product MPDPNEPPQIIDPRLGSLLVSARGPFGGSPPSTAIPPLEFGPPTAAGEVGTLGPYRIMQELGRGNMGAVFLALDTRLDRSLALKVMRPEFAADAEGRARFLREAKSAARIDHDNVVTVYEADERNGVPYIAMQLLRGYPLDAFLALKGAPSLRNIVRIAREAALGLAAAHRLGVVHRDIKPANLWLESPQGRVKLLDFGLARPDGMDNEITKSGAVIGTPAFMSPEQALGEQVDHRTDLFSLGSVLYWLCTGQLPFQGASVVAVLMALGTVEPQPVHVLNPDVPPPLAELIHWLLAKSPAERPQTAAEVANHLHEILELPTGLSSVAPPSAPPPISARVETSDPWLTRALKGPGSRAGYRATPPAAPPTARPAEPLIAPTVPPAAPIEPRVLHSMPVVAITPTASSNEEPGATSAPDMVHTLISSGALWEKPRSKPRERSARREYEAPKVEYFDRPRRTYRRTRRKDNHNGAILAIIGGSIGTLVAGALIVVLIVTGGKRGTDSAQQKTGDHSRPMAKGTSPSGAGVRPPVDTDHDADTPRAVPPTVDVPKPPPPALPSGASLAGQWTREVDGLIEVWTIRSVADKWEIEGRLFDGVEEVGTFAGSDIKMSGRTLTFVQSFEKQPPQPRASGATVAVKLDGANLVFTWRHNGSSGSGVMIRVKR from the coding sequence ATGCCCGATCCGAACGAGCCGCCGCAGATCATCGACCCGCGCCTGGGGAGCCTGCTGGTTTCCGCACGCGGCCCCTTCGGTGGGAGTCCTCCCTCCACCGCAATACCCCCTCTCGAGTTCGGCCCGCCCACAGCGGCAGGCGAAGTGGGAACGCTCGGCCCCTACCGCATCATGCAGGAACTGGGACGGGGCAATATGGGCGCCGTTTTCCTGGCGCTGGATACGCGCCTGGACCGCAGCCTCGCGCTGAAAGTGATGCGGCCCGAGTTCGCCGCCGACGCAGAGGGGCGCGCGCGGTTCCTCCGCGAGGCAAAGTCCGCTGCCCGAATCGACCACGACAACGTCGTCACGGTGTACGAGGCCGACGAGCGCAACGGCGTGCCGTACATCGCCATGCAGCTCCTCCGGGGGTACCCGCTAGACGCCTTCCTCGCACTCAAGGGCGCGCCCTCACTACGGAACATCGTGCGGATCGCGCGCGAGGCGGCCCTCGGGCTGGCCGCGGCGCACCGGCTCGGCGTCGTCCACCGGGACATCAAACCCGCGAACCTGTGGCTGGAGTCGCCCCAGGGCCGGGTGAAGCTGCTCGACTTCGGCCTGGCCCGGCCCGACGGTATGGATAACGAAATCACCAAGAGCGGGGCCGTGATCGGGACACCGGCGTTCATGTCGCCGGAACAGGCCCTCGGCGAACAGGTGGATCACCGCACCGACCTGTTCTCGCTGGGCTCGGTCCTCTACTGGCTCTGCACGGGCCAGCTCCCCTTCCAAGGGGCGAGCGTTGTGGCCGTACTGATGGCACTGGGCACCGTGGAACCGCAACCCGTCCACGTGCTGAACCCCGATGTGCCCCCGCCGCTGGCGGAGCTGATCCACTGGCTCCTCGCGAAGTCGCCGGCGGAGCGGCCACAGACCGCAGCGGAAGTCGCCAACCACTTGCACGAGATCCTGGAACTGCCCACGGGCCTGTCCTCGGTCGCACCACCGAGCGCCCCACCACCCATCAGTGCGCGGGTAGAAACCTCCGATCCGTGGCTGACCCGCGCGTTGAAGGGGCCGGGTTCACGTGCAGGGTACCGCGCCACACCACCAGCTGCGCCGCCAACGGCTCGGCCGGCCGAGCCGTTGATCGCACCGACCGTGCCGCCGGCCGCGCCAATCGAACCGCGGGTGCTCCACTCGATGCCGGTCGTCGCCATCACGCCGACGGCTTCATCGAACGAAGAGCCGGGAGCGACCAGCGCGCCGGACATGGTCCACACACTCATTTCGTCCGGCGCCCTCTGGGAAAAACCGCGGAGCAAGCCTCGTGAGAGGAGCGCGCGAAGAGAGTACGAAGCTCCGAAAGTGGAATATTTTGACCGGCCGAGGCGAACGTACAGAAGAACAAGGAGAAAGGACAACCACAACGGGGCGATCCTGGCCATCATCGGGGGTAGTATCGGCACACTAGTCGCCGGTGCCCTAATCGTGGTACTGATCGTAACAGGAGGGAAGAGAGGAACGGATTCGGCCCAACAGAAGACCGGTGACCACAGCCGTCCGATGGCGAAAGGAACCTCGCCGAGCGGAGCCGGTGTCCGGCCTCCCGTCGATACCGATCACGACGCAGACACACCGCGTGCGGTGCCGCCCACAGTCGATGTACCAAAACCGCCCCCGCCCGCGCTCCCATCCGGCGCCAGTCTAGCCGGCCAGTGGACCCGTGAAGTTGACGGGCTGATCGAGGTGTGGACCATCCGCTCCGTCGCCGACAAATGGGAAATTGAGGGGCGGCTATTCGATGGCGTGGAGGAGGTCGGAACCTTCGCTGGCTCGGACATCAAAATGTCCGGTCGTACCCTCACATTCGTTCAAAGTTTCGAGAAGCAACCGCCCCAACCGCGGGCCAGCGGAGCAACCGTCGCGGTCAAACTCGATGGGGCCAATCTCGTGTTCACGTGGCGGCACAACGGAAGCAGTGGGAGCGGCGTGATGATACGAGTGAAGCGATGA